The genomic stretch CCCCGGCCTGGGGCACCCAGAACATCTGTTCGGTTATCCGGCAGCCGGCAATATACCGGGCCTCCGGAGTGCCGGGCACGTTGGACACCACGGCACTGGCCTTGCGGTAGAACACCTCGGCCAACGGCTCCCGCCAAGGCTCTGGAACAATCGTGGCGCTGGCCGCGAGACCCCAGGCAATGCCGGGCTGCCAGCTTTTCTTAAGACGGCGGGTTTCGTGCTTGATGCGGAAAAGTCGCTCGAGGGGACTTTCACCATCCACCGGCAAAGGTACAAACACGGTGCCAAAATAGTTGCCCAGCGCGCCGGGTGCCGGCTTGAGCTCCTCGGGCAGGCGACTGCGAATATCCACCGGTACGGCGGCATGCAGCACGGCTTCATCGAGGTCCTCGCCTTCAATGCCCAGGCGGGTGCGCACAGCCGCCGCCACACAGCTCAGCAACACATCGTTGATGGTTACATTGGTAGCTCGGGCAATGTTTCTGAAGCGGTCGAGGGGTACCGGCTCGGACCAGCGACAATGTCGCCTCCCCAGCAGCGGCTGCCTGAGATCCGTCGCCGTGTCTTCCGGCTCCACCAGGAACTCCGAAAATTCATTGACCAGCTTCAGGCTCTTCTGGGCGACCCGCTCCAGCAAGCGACCCGCGTCCTGCCATTGATTACCGGCGGACCGGTCTGCATTGCCAGCACCGTGGGATTCTTCAGAAGGATCTTCGGATGCCATCAGTTGCCCGAACCAGGCCTTTGCCGCAGCCGTCCAGCGTGACAGCTCCGCGATTTCGGGGGCGCCGTAAATGGCGGGATGCTGCTGGGGAGAGGATGGGCACAGTCGGTCAAAGATGCCCAGCAGAGACAGGCCATCGGCGTAACAGTGGTGAATGCGCAGCAGTAGCACCGCCCCACCCTCGGCATTGGGCGCAAGCCAGAATTTCCAGCGCGGA from Marinobacter adhaerens HP15 encodes the following:
- a CDS encoding WS/DGAT domain-containing protein — its product is MSHEQSHLLLPADSAWLALERPENPMTITVMLRVDGLTAPRFREFLRVYWMAWERFRYMPVKRSPAWWWEQDPTFDVSHHLDVVVDRFTPDSLQEWVSARLNQPLPMYRPRWKFWLAPNAEGGAVLLLRIHHCYADGLSLLGIFDRLCPSSPQQHPAIYGAPEIAELSRWTAAAKAWFGQLMASEDPSEESHGAGNADRSAGNQWQDAGRLLERVAQKSLKLVNEFSEFLVEPEDTATDLRQPLLGRRHCRWSEPVPLDRFRNIARATNVTINDVLLSCVAAAVRTRLGIEGEDLDEAVLHAAVPVDIRSRLPEELKPAPGALGNYFGTVFVPLPVDGESPLERLFRIKHETRRLKKSWQPGIAWGLAASATIVPEPWREPLAEVFYRKASAVVSNVPGTPEARYIAGCRITEQMFWVPQAGDIGLGISIVSYADQVQFGVVADEAVMADPEDFLNDCLQELAQFPGD